One segment of Puntigrus tetrazona isolate hp1 unplaced genomic scaffold, ASM1883169v1 S000000446, whole genome shotgun sequence DNA contains the following:
- the LOC122333953 gene encoding probable low affinity copper uptake protein 2, with translation MNMHFIGSSNVTLLFDFWDVRGPAGMVLSVFVVLLLTVIYEFLKVWKITIGKRNQASVKQSSAPVSFSPEASCFASVMKHQEGSSSLTNSPSEISLAPTENTATTADAAATAKKSWLLHCLLTAIHILQVTLGYMLMLCVMSYNVWIFLGVVLGSVLGYFLAFPLLNHI, from the exons ATGAAT ATGCACTTTATAGGATCCAGCAACGTCACGCTGTTGTTTGACTTCTGGGATGTGCGTGGACCTGCAG GCATGGTGTTGTCGGTCTTTGTCGTTCTACTGCTCACGGTGATCTACGAGTTTCTGAAAGTCTGGAAGATCACTATTGGAAAACGGAATCAAGCCTCCGTTAAGCAATCATCCGCTCCGGTGTCTTTCTCACCTGAAGCGTCTTGTTTTGCTTCCGTCATGAAGCATCAAGAAGGAAGTTCTTCTCTGACCAACAGCCCCTCCGAGATCTCATTAGCTCCCACCGAGAATACAGCCACCACTGCTGACGCCGCCGCCACTGCTAAGAAAAG CTGGCTTCTACACTGCCTCCTGACCGCCATACACATCCTGCAGGTGACGCTAGGCTACATGCTCATGCTCTGCGTCATGTCCTACAATGTTTGGATCTTCCTGGGGGTCGTCCTAGGATCCGTCTTGGGATACTTCCTGGCTTTTCCTCTGCTCAATCACATTTGA